A section of the Alligator mississippiensis isolate rAllMis1 chromosome 8, rAllMis1, whole genome shotgun sequence genome encodes:
- the SOX9 gene encoding transcription factor SOX-9, whose product MNLLDPFMKMTEEQEKCISGAPSPTMSDDSAGSPCPSGSGSDTENTRPQENTFPKGDPDLKKDSDEDKFPVCIREAVSQVLKGYDWTLVPMPVRVNGSSKNKPHVKRPMNAFMVWAQAARRKLADQYPHLHNAELSKTLGKLWRLLNESEKRPFVEEAERLRVQHKKDHPDYKYQPRRRKSVKNGQSEQEEGSEQTHISPNAIFKALQADSPQSSSSMSEVHSPGEHSGQSQGPPTPPTTPKTDVQPGKQDLKREGRPLQEGGRQPPHIDFRDVDIGELSSDVISNIETFDVNEFDQYLPPNGHPGVPATHGQPGQVTYTGSYGISSTAATPTGAGHVWMSKQPQPPQQPQPPQPPPQAQPQAAHTMTPLSGEQGQSQQRPHIKTEQLSPSHYSEQQQHSPQQINYSSFNLQHYSSSYPTITRSQYDYTDHQSSNSYYSHAAGQSTSLYSTFTYMNPTQRPMYTPIADTSGVPSIPQTHSPQHWEQPVYTQLTRP is encoded by the exons ATGAATCTCCTAGACCCCTTCATGAAAATGACAGAAGAGCAGGAGAAATGCATCTCTGGCGCCCCCAGCCCCACTATGTCGGATGACTCTgcaggctctccctgcccctctggctcCGGATCGGACACGGAGAACACCCGGCCCCAAGAAAACACCTTCCCCAAGGGGGACCCGGACCTCAAGAAAGACAGCGACGAGGACAAGTTCCCCGTTTGCATCCGGGAGGCTGTCAGCCAGGTCCTCAAGGGCTACGACTGGACCCTGGTCCCCATGCCGGTCCGGGTGAATGGATCCAGTAAGAACAAGCCGCACGTGAAGAGACCCATGAATGCCTTCATGGTGTGGGCTCAGGCGGCCCGGAGAAAGCTGGCTGACCAGTACCCCCATCTGCACAACGCCGAGCTGAGCAAAACCCTGGGCAAGCTCTGGAG GCTGCTGAACGAAAGCGAGAAGCGCCCGTTCGTGGAGGAAGCCGAGCGGCTGCGGGTGCAGCACAAGAAGGACCACCCTGACTACAAGTACCAGCCCCGGAGGAGAAAGTCGGTGAAGAACGGGCAGtcggagcaggaggagggctcggagcaaacccacatctcccccaATGCCATCTTCAAGGCCCTGCAGGCGGACTCCCCGCAGTCCTCTTCCAGCATGAGCGAGGTGCACTCCCCCGGGGAGCACTCTG GGCAGTCCCAAGGCCCCCCGACACCACCCACGACCCCCAAAACAGACGTCCAGCCTGGCAAGCAAGACCTGAAGCGAGAAGGACGCCCCCTGCAAGAGGGAGGGCGGCAGCCGCCCCACATTGACTTTCGAGACGTGGACATCGGGGAGCTCAGCAGCGACGTCATCTCCAACATCGAGACCTTCGACGTCAACGAGTTCGACCAGTACCTCCCACCGAATGGGCACCCTGGAGTCCCAGCCACTCACGGGCAGCCTGGCCAGGTGACCTACACCGGCAGCTACGGGATCAGCAGCACTGCCGCCACCCCGACCGGGGCCGGGCACGTGTGGATGTCCAAGCAGCCGCAGCCGCCGCAGCAGCCGCAGccgccgcagccgccgccgcAGGCTCAGCCCCAAGCGGCGCACACGATGACCCCCCTGAGTGGCGAGCAGGGGCAGTCCCAGCAGCGGCCGCACATCAAGACGGAGCAGCTGAGCCCCAGCCATtacagtgagcagcagcagcattcgcCGCAGCAGATCAACTACAGCTCCTTCAACCTCCAGCACTACAGTTCATCCTACCCAACCATCACCCGCTCGCAGTACGACTACACAGACCACCAGAGCTCCAACTCCTACTACAGCCACGCTGCCGGCCAGAGCACCAGCCTCTACTCCACCTTCACCTACATGAACCCCACCCAGAGGCCGATGTACACCCCCATTGCAGACACTTCTGgggtcccctccatcccccagacccacagcccacagcactgggaacagccagTCTACACACAGCTCACTAGGCCATAG